Proteins encoded within one genomic window of Methanothrix harundinacea 6Ac:
- the aspS gene encoding aspartate--tRNA(Asn) ligase, which translates to MTFLVLRTHYSGDILPEMDGSEVTLAGWAHEVRDLGGICFLVLRDREGFAQVTLVAKKVDKDLLERVRRLSRESVLLVRGRVKGEPKAPRGYEIIPSEIDLLNEAESPLPMDPTGKVGADLDTRLDSRFIDLRRPPVLAVFRIESEVLRSFREFFSENGFIEVCTPKVVATATEGGTALFPITYFEREAFLNQSPQLYKQMLMSAGLDRVFEIGPIFRAEEHDTRRHLNEAISIDVEVSFADEEDVMALLERAMAKAYTDVADRCQKDLSALGVDLAAPKTPFKRVTYTEALKIANEGRENEIEWGDDLDTEAERAIGSAIGEHYFMTEWPTTIKPYYTQPYEDRPEISRGFDLMHPTMELASGAQRVHDPALLVEKIRRQGLDPEGFEFYLRAFRFGMPPHAGWGLGLGRVVLTMLGLENIRDAVLFPRDRRRLVP; encoded by the coding sequence GTGACGTTTTTGGTCCTCAGAACTCATTATTCAGGGGATATACTCCCGGAGATGGACGGCTCCGAGGTGACCCTGGCGGGGTGGGCCCACGAGGTCCGGGACCTAGGCGGAATCTGCTTCCTCGTCCTCCGGGACCGGGAGGGGTTCGCTCAGGTGACCCTGGTCGCAAAGAAGGTGGATAAAGACCTCCTGGAGAGGGTGAGACGGCTCAGCCGGGAGAGCGTCCTCCTCGTCCGGGGGAGGGTGAAGGGGGAGCCGAAGGCGCCCCGGGGCTATGAGATCATCCCCTCGGAGATCGACCTCCTCAACGAGGCGGAGTCTCCCCTGCCGATGGACCCCACGGGCAAGGTGGGAGCAGACCTCGACACCAGGCTCGACTCGAGGTTCATCGACCTCCGGAGGCCTCCGGTGCTGGCGGTCTTCCGGATCGAGAGCGAGGTTCTCCGCTCCTTCCGGGAGTTCTTCTCCGAAAACGGCTTTATCGAGGTCTGCACCCCCAAGGTGGTGGCGACGGCTACGGAGGGGGGGACCGCCCTCTTTCCCATCACCTACTTCGAGCGGGAGGCGTTCCTCAACCAGAGCCCCCAGCTCTACAAGCAGATGCTGATGTCGGCGGGCCTCGACCGGGTCTTCGAGATCGGCCCGATCTTCCGGGCCGAGGAGCACGATACGAGGCGCCACCTCAACGAGGCGATATCCATCGACGTTGAGGTCAGCTTCGCCGACGAGGAGGACGTGATGGCCCTCCTGGAGCGGGCGATGGCCAAGGCCTACACCGACGTCGCCGATAGGTGTCAGAAGGACCTCTCGGCCCTAGGGGTCGACCTCGCCGCCCCCAAGACCCCCTTCAAGAGGGTGACCTACACCGAGGCCCTAAAGATAGCAAATGAAGGCCGGGAGAACGAGATCGAGTGGGGCGACGACCTGGACACCGAGGCGGAGAGGGCGATAGGCTCCGCCATCGGCGAGCACTACTTCATGACCGAGTGGCCGACGACGATAAAGCCCTACTACACCCAGCCCTATGAGGATAGGCCCGAGATCAGCCGGGGCTTCGACCTGATGCACCCCACGATGGAGCTTGCGAGCGGCGCCCAAAGGGTCCACGACCCCGCCCTCCTCGTCGAGAAGATCAGGCGGCAGGGGCTCGACCCCGAGGGGTTCGAGTTCTACCTGAGGGCCTTCCGGTTTGGGATGCCCCCCCACGCCGGCTGGGGCCTCGGCCTCGGGAGGGTTGTCCTCACGATGCTGGGCCTCGAGAACATCAGGGACGCGGTCCTCTTCCCCCGGGACCGGAGAAGGCTCGTCCCCTGA
- a CDS encoding DUF333 domain-containing protein, with the protein MNLFEKMLLLSTLLCLATAGSGEEDDPIGWIGGPGTEDGVEMANPAATYCTNQGYRYSDGRCVFPDGSSCDAWDLLSGRLQLQPRAVEADRDAKPRLRLLQGPGVHLRHQD; encoded by the coding sequence ATGAATTTGTTTGAGAAGATGCTGCTCCTATCGACCCTTCTCTGCCTCGCAACCGCAGGATCTGGCGAGGAGGATGATCCCATCGGCTGGATCGGAGGGCCCGGAACCGAAGATGGGGTCGAGATGGCGAACCCCGCCGCCACCTACTGTACCAATCAGGGATACCGGTACTCCGACGGAAGGTGCGTCTTCCCCGACGGCTCCTCCTGCGACGCCTGGGACTTATTATCGGGGAGACTGCAGCTACAACCCCGAGCCGTTGAAGCCGATAGGGATGCCAAACCCCGCCTCCGCCTACTGCAAGGCCCTGGGGTACACCTCCGTCATCAGGACTGA
- a CDS encoding putative hemolysin, whose amino-acid sequence MKPIGMPNPASAYCKALGYTSVIRTDPRTGGEVGYCVFPDGSSCEEWAFYRGSCQYSPTPKPKPQPTPVPPVPKPQAPTAIYTCTPPPAGGEETILDFEPKSSPPAAVYSQGSFVPWRSFEGSFPATDPTLWVVTSSGWSWNGISPLDAWITEVLYLPRNGAVNLYLMDFSGDVRRLDLGYSTTGYHQIVLKASTPGLMMAIFTLDGVPSNVIFVSVKADWTPCGLRPAGASTTGVDLIP is encoded by the coding sequence TTGAAGCCGATAGGGATGCCAAACCCCGCCTCCGCCTACTGCAAGGCCCTGGGGTACACCTCCGTCATCAGGACTGACCCGAGGACGGGGGGAGAGGTCGGGTACTGCGTCTTCCCGGACGGCTCCTCCTGCGAGGAGTGGGCCTTCTACCGGGGCTCTTGCCAGTACAGCCCAACGCCAAAACCAAAACCCCAACCGACGCCGGTCCCCCCCGTCCCCAAGCCCCAGGCCCCGACGGCGATCTACACCTGCACCCCGCCGCCGGCGGGAGGGGAGGAGACGATCCTGGACTTTGAGCCGAAGTCGTCGCCTCCGGCGGCGGTCTACAGCCAGGGGAGCTTCGTCCCCTGGAGGAGCTTCGAGGGGAGCTTCCCCGCCACAGACCCCACCCTCTGGGTCGTCACCTCTTCAGGATGGTCCTGGAACGGGATATCGCCCCTGGACGCCTGGATCACCGAGGTCCTATACCTTCCCAGGAACGGGGCGGTGAACCTCTACCTGATGGACTTCAGCGGAGACGTCAGGAGGCTGGACCTGGGGTACTCCACCACGGGGTACCATCAGATCGTCCTCAAGGCCAGCACTCCGGGGCTGATGATGGCGATCTTCACCCTGGACGGGGTCCCGAGCAACGTCATCTTCGTCAGCGTCAAGGCCGACTGGACCCCCTGCGGCCTCCGCCCAGCGGGCGCCTCGACGACGGGGGTGGACCTGATCCCCTGA
- a CDS encoding HNH endonuclease codes for MVAIHRLGSVYRDPHERNELLKRSGATVDHIIPEDWGGYDTFENLVVCCVVCIRAKVGEREAYCPSLQMDLGMEEVAYFSPLLRVTEIN; via the coding sequence GTGGTTGCCATCCACCGGCTGGGTAGCGTTTATAGGGATCCTCACGAGCGAAATGAGCTCCTGAAGAGGAGCGGGGCGACCGTCGACCACATCATCCCAGAAGATTGGGGAGGATACGATACCTTTGAGAACCTGGTCGTATGCTGCGTTGTCTGCATTCGAGCAAAGGTAGGGGAGAGGGAAGCCTATTGCCCCAGTCTTCAGATGGATCTTGGGATGGAGGAAGTAGCATATTTCTCGCCCTTGCTCCGAGTTACAGAGATCAACTGA
- a CDS encoding ABC transporter substrate-binding protein has translation MRLTSILLVLTVMATGHLSPASGICDQENLTIGALLPMSGDWASTGISAQIALEHAEADINNFLTDMNKSTRIQIIVKDTRTDPEATFEALKELEAQGLRIIIGPEDSASLSRVREYANESGIILISGGSTAPSLAISGDTTFRLASDDTNLANAMADLMTRNGAKAVVALARNDVWGNDLINATAESLSQMGGVKMTPLRYNPNSDDFSQILGDLRALLEDARDEYGDGAVAVYLIAFDESMEILVQASRDPALASARWYGTDPSGVLIREDERAAQFAIKVGFIYPTFSQGNSSVVRRIAEDIRERQKIDMVSYAMNDYDAAWLITYTYLLTGSSDPADFMRALPVFARTYRGYSGDAVLNDAGDRAFAFYTFWSLRDSDGIPQNVPLSRYIFNPYEGVFWIPGDEPS, from the coding sequence ATGAGGCTCACCTCCATTCTGTTAGTCTTAACGGTGATGGCAACCGGCCATCTTTCTCCGGCCAGCGGGATCTGCGACCAAGAAAACCTGACTATCGGTGCACTGCTACCCATGAGCGGCGATTGGGCCAGCACAGGAATATCGGCTCAGATCGCCCTGGAGCATGCCGAGGCCGATATCAACAATTTCCTTACAGATATGAATAAATCGACCAGAATACAAATCATCGTAAAGGATACCAGGACCGACCCAGAGGCCACATTCGAGGCCTTGAAGGAGCTGGAGGCCCAAGGGTTGAGGATCATCATTGGCCCCGAGGATAGCGCGTCCCTCTCAAGGGTGAGGGAGTACGCCAACGAAAGTGGCATAATTCTCATAAGCGGTGGCAGCACCGCCCCGAGCTTGGCCATCTCTGGCGATACGACCTTCCGGCTGGCCTCCGATGATACCAACCTGGCAAATGCGATGGCCGATCTGATGACGAGGAACGGAGCAAAAGCCGTGGTGGCACTTGCCAGAAATGACGTCTGGGGCAACGACCTCATAAACGCTACGGCTGAAAGCCTGAGCCAGATGGGTGGGGTGAAGATGACCCCCCTGAGATACAACCCCAATTCAGATGACTTCTCTCAGATCCTTGGAGATCTGAGGGCTCTTCTGGAAGACGCCCGCGATGAATACGGCGATGGCGCCGTTGCAGTCTATCTTATTGCCTTCGACGAGTCGATGGAGATTCTGGTCCAGGCATCGAGGGATCCGGCGTTGGCATCGGCCAGATGGTATGGCACCGATCCGTCAGGGGTCTTGATCAGGGAGGATGAGAGGGCGGCCCAGTTCGCCATAAAAGTTGGCTTCATATATCCGACATTCAGCCAGGGAAATTCGTCCGTTGTCAGGAGGATCGCCGAGGATATCAGAGAGAGGCAGAAGATCGATATGGTCTCCTATGCCATGAACGACTACGATGCCGCCTGGCTGATCACTTATACATATCTTTTGACCGGATCCAGCGACCCTGCCGACTTCATGAGGGCTCTCCCCGTCTTTGCCAGGACCTATAGAGGATATTCAGGCGATGCCGTCCTGAACGATGCTGGAGATAGGGCTTTCGCTTTCTACACCTTCTGGTCCTTGAGAGACTCGGATGGCATACCCCAGAATGTACCTCTGAGCAGATACATATTCAATCCCTACGAGGGGGTATTTTGGATCCCTGGGGATGAGCCCTCCTGA
- a CDS encoding MFS transporter codes for MCEAESKSSVLFIATVAAFLPAFANSAINVALPPIGVEFGMDAVLLGWVVTSHLLAMAVFMVPLGRAADIWGRKRFFTLGMGIFAASSLFCAFPSSGSALIFFRLFQGMASAMIFGTAVALLTSVFPPGERGRALGINVTAVYLGLSLGPFLGGILTSYLGWRSIFLVNVPLGAWVVLLTLRRLEGEWVEAAGERFDWLGSSIYALALISTVYGLTSLPSAAGAGFLALGLLGLLAFGLVELRSRSPVLNVRLFRDNRVFALSNLAALINYGATFAVAFVLTLYLQTVKGLSPLAAGFVLASQPAVQAVLSPWAGRLSDRIEAQVVASAGMGFVAAGLLLLALGLDGETGLGFIVAVLALLGLGFAFFSSPNTNAIMSSVEKRDYGVASGMVGTMRSIGMMASMAIAMTFLSIFMGRVQVTPEVYPQFLEAVTAVLSVFFVLCVLGIFASLARGKVRRGE; via the coding sequence ATGTGCGAAGCCGAGAGCAAAAGTAGCGTCCTCTTCATCGCCACCGTCGCCGCCTTCCTCCCGGCCTTCGCGAACTCGGCGATCAACGTCGCCCTTCCTCCGATAGGCGTCGAGTTCGGGATGGACGCCGTCCTCCTGGGGTGGGTGGTCACCTCCCACCTCCTGGCGATGGCGGTCTTCATGGTCCCCCTGGGGAGGGCCGCCGACATCTGGGGGAGGAAGAGGTTCTTCACCCTGGGGATGGGGATCTTCGCCGCATCCTCCCTCTTCTGCGCTTTTCCCAGCTCCGGCTCCGCCCTCATATTCTTCCGGCTCTTCCAGGGGATGGCGAGCGCCATGATCTTCGGGACGGCCGTCGCCCTCCTCACCAGCGTATTCCCGCCGGGGGAGAGGGGGAGGGCCCTGGGGATCAACGTCACCGCCGTCTACCTCGGCCTCTCCCTCGGCCCCTTCCTGGGGGGGATCCTCACATCTTACCTGGGGTGGCGGAGCATATTCCTGGTGAACGTCCCTCTGGGCGCGTGGGTCGTCCTCCTCACTCTCCGGAGGCTAGAGGGGGAGTGGGTGGAGGCGGCCGGGGAGAGGTTCGACTGGCTCGGCTCCTCGATATACGCCCTCGCCCTCATCTCGACGGTCTACGGCCTCACCAGCCTCCCCTCAGCCGCAGGGGCAGGCTTCCTCGCCCTCGGCCTCCTCGGCCTCCTCGCCTTCGGCCTGGTGGAGCTGAGGAGCAGAAGCCCCGTCCTCAACGTCCGGCTCTTCCGGGATAACCGGGTCTTCGCCCTATCGAACCTCGCCGCCCTGATAAACTACGGGGCGACCTTCGCCGTCGCCTTCGTCCTCACCCTCTACCTCCAGACGGTGAAGGGGCTATCGCCCCTCGCGGCCGGGTTCGTCCTCGCCTCCCAGCCCGCCGTCCAGGCGGTCCTATCGCCCTGGGCGGGGAGGCTCTCCGACCGGATCGAGGCCCAGGTCGTCGCCTCCGCCGGGATGGGGTTCGTCGCCGCGGGGCTCCTCCTCCTCGCCCTCGGCCTCGACGGCGAGACGGGATTGGGCTTCATCGTCGCCGTCCTCGCCCTCCTCGGCCTCGGCTTCGCCTTCTTCTCGTCGCCGAACACCAACGCCATCATGAGCTCTGTAGAGAAGAGGGACTACGGCGTCGCCTCGGGGATGGTGGGGACGATGAGGTCGATCGGGATGATGGCCTCCATGGCCATCGCCATGACCTTTCTCTCGATATTCATGGGGCGGGTCCAGGTGACCCCGGAGGTCTATCCGCAGTTTCTGGAGGCGGTGACCGCCGTCCTATCGGTCTTCTTCGTCCTCTGCGTCCTCGGGATCTTCGCGTCCCTGGCGAGGGGGAAGGTGAGGCGGGGGGAGTGA
- a CDS encoding flavodoxin family protein — protein MKIVGICGSPREKATDHILKEALRMLEERGFATTSFTVRGKRISPCLHCDFCLTNKECRIRDDMYQLYPLLQEADGIVFATPVYNGGVSAQTKAVMDRCRALVAADFDFFRGKAGMAVAVGGDRMGGQELAITQIIAFYVLNGVIPVGGGSFGANLGATFWSKDTLEGAMEDAEGWRSLRKTIRRFSDLLGKEK, from the coding sequence ATGAAGATCGTGGGAATATGCGGCAGCCCCCGGGAGAAGGCGACGGACCACATCCTCAAAGAGGCCCTCAGGATGCTGGAGGAGAGGGGCTTTGCCACCACCTCCTTCACCGTCCGGGGAAAGAGGATCAGCCCCTGCCTCCACTGCGACTTCTGCCTCACCAACAAGGAGTGCAGGATAAGAGACGACATGTACCAGCTCTACCCCCTCCTCCAGGAGGCCGACGGGATCGTCTTTGCGACCCCGGTCTACAACGGCGGGGTCAGCGCCCAGACGAAGGCGGTGATGGACCGGTGCCGGGCCCTCGTGGCCGCCGACTTCGACTTCTTCAGGGGGAAGGCCGGGATGGCCGTCGCCGTCGGCGGCGATCGGATGGGGGGCCAGGAGCTGGCCATCACTCAGATCATCGCCTTCTACGTCTTGAACGGCGTCATACCCGTTGGCGGCGGCTCCTTCGGGGCGAACCTCGGCGCCACCTTCTGGTCGAAGGACACCCTGGAGGGGGCGATGGAGGACGCCGAGGGGTGGCGGTCCCTCCGGAAGACAATCCGGAGGTTCTCCGACCTCTTGGGCAAGGAAAAATAA
- the afpA gene encoding archaeoflavoprotein AfpA, translated as MTEKRPKKKRVVWGITGSGDRIRETAAVMKEMRRKYDDEVEIRVYISKAGDQVVKYYKLFPELEEEFDKIWVEANANAPFLAGQVQMGRFELILIAPATSNTVAKISLRIADTMLTNAAIMSQKVMLPLYIMPSDFQEGEVVTTLPDGRDLTLVIRKEDVEHVKRLAAMEGVTMLERPEDIPKIFERHFG; from the coding sequence ATGACTGAGAAGAGGCCCAAGAAGAAGAGGGTCGTCTGGGGGATCACGGGGTCGGGCGACCGGATCCGGGAGACAGCCGCCGTGATGAAGGAGATGAGGCGAAAGTACGACGATGAGGTCGAGATCCGGGTCTACATCTCTAAGGCCGGAGACCAGGTGGTGAAGTACTACAAGCTCTTCCCGGAGCTGGAGGAGGAGTTCGACAAGATCTGGGTGGAGGCGAACGCCAACGCCCCCTTCCTGGCGGGGCAGGTCCAGATGGGGAGGTTCGAGTTAATCCTCATAGCCCCCGCCACCTCCAACACCGTCGCCAAGATCTCCTTGAGGATCGCGGACACCATGCTCACCAACGCCGCCATCATGAGCCAGAAGGTGATGCTCCCGCTGTACATCATGCCCTCCGACTTCCAGGAGGGGGAGGTGGTGACGACCCTCCCCGACGGGAGGGACCTGACCCTCGTCATCCGAAAGGAGGACGTGGAGCACGTGAAGAGGCTGGCGGCGATGGAGGGGGTGACGATGCTGGAGAGGCCCGAGGATATCCCGAAGATCTTCGAGAGGCACTTCGGTTGA
- a CDS encoding helix-turn-helix domain-containing protein gives MVTGLRNVSLPTQTVEREEFASILMKIGLKRNVAKVLTYLACVDEATSREIEMGSDLRQPEVSIAMRELRKLDWISERDEKNPGKGRPYRIYKLKKGLYDIIDYLETNKKTETDQVMTKISRLKELKSS, from the coding sequence ATGGTGACCGGATTGAGGAATGTTTCGCTACCCACTCAGACCGTTGAACGCGAAGAGTTCGCATCGATCCTGATGAAGATAGGCCTCAAAAGGAATGTGGCTAAGGTCTTGACCTACCTCGCCTGCGTCGACGAAGCCACCAGCCGGGAGATAGAGATGGGGTCGGACCTCCGGCAGCCCGAGGTCAGCATAGCCATGAGGGAGCTCCGGAAGCTCGACTGGATCTCCGAGAGGGACGAGAAGAACCCGGGGAAGGGGAGGCCCTATCGGATATACAAGCTGAAGAAGGGGCTCTACGACATCATCGATTACCTGGAGACGAACAAGAAGACCGAGACCGACCAGGTGATGACCAAGATCAGCAGGCTGAAGGAGCTGAAGTCCTCCTGA
- the alaXM gene encoding alanyl-tRNA editing protein AlaXM: MIRLYSTDSYLKSFEGRVVEVLDDEVILDKTAFYPDSGGQPHDTGTLAMGGESFPVVYVRPADGKIAHRVGRPGLVAGELVRGEIDWERRHLIMRSHTACHLLSAVIFQRTGAMITGNQIGIDRSRVDFSLQDFDRSDLADYVETVNEIIRQDRAVSIRLIPREEAMEIPSLVRLAKEVPDREVVRGVEVEGIDLQACGGTHVQRTGEIGRIKMLKAENKGKANRRVYFEVQRGD, from the coding sequence GTGATCAGGCTATATTCCACTGACAGCTATCTTAAGAGCTTCGAGGGGAGGGTGGTGGAGGTCTTGGATGATGAGGTCATCCTGGATAAGACCGCCTTCTACCCCGACTCCGGAGGCCAGCCCCACGACACCGGAACCCTGGCGATGGGCGGCGAGTCGTTTCCGGTCGTCTACGTCCGACCCGCCGACGGCAAGATCGCCCACCGGGTGGGGCGGCCGGGCCTGGTGGCCGGAGAGCTGGTGAGGGGGGAGATCGACTGGGAGAGGAGGCACCTCATCATGCGGAGCCACACCGCCTGCCACCTCCTCTCCGCCGTCATCTTCCAGAGGACGGGGGCTATGATCACAGGAAACCAGATCGGCATCGACAGATCCAGGGTCGACTTCAGCCTCCAGGATTTCGATCGGTCGGACCTCGCCGATTACGTCGAGACGGTCAACGAGATCATCCGGCAGGACCGGGCCGTCTCGATCCGCCTCATCCCGAGGGAGGAGGCGATGGAGATCCCGTCCCTGGTGAGGCTCGCCAAAGAGGTCCCCGACCGGGAGGTGGTGAGGGGCGTGGAGGTGGAGGGGATCGACCTTCAGGCCTGCGGCGGAACCCACGTCCAGAGGACCGGCGAGATCGGCAGGATAAAGATGCTGAAGGCGGAGAACAAGGGGAAGGCGAACCGCCGGGTCTACTTCGAAGTCCAGAGGGGTGATTGA
- a CDS encoding methanogenesis marker 8 protein, whose product MDEMELLGRTRVVVKDGRVVETGEPLLRWCPLFDKVRGIKEITSEAAAANMEFRMREHGMFTPARKLEMDVFVGFGASEVMMTATRRGLIEAAVTVCDGAGTVVTANPSLIQGMGGWISGLVTTDPIPEVLAGIEARGGVVLDPATARIDQVAGAKIAAERYKSFAVTVADAETAERLRALEKERDVRILVVGVHLTGIGEEGAERLLAAADIVTSCASKPLREKVRPLVQVGTAVPLFGLTAWGKEVLVERAKEVDRPILINTMPLPVLPENKQPRPLV is encoded by the coding sequence TTGGACGAGATGGAGCTTTTGGGAAGGACGCGGGTCGTGGTCAAGGACGGCCGGGTCGTCGAGACCGGCGAGCCCCTCCTCCGGTGGTGCCCCCTCTTCGACAAGGTCCGGGGTATAAAGGAGATCACCTCCGAGGCGGCGGCCGCCAACATGGAGTTCCGGATGAGAGAGCACGGGATGTTCACCCCGGCTCGGAAGCTGGAGATGGACGTCTTCGTCGGCTTCGGCGCCTCAGAGGTGATGATGACGGCGACGCGGCGGGGGCTCATCGAGGCGGCCGTCACCGTCTGCGACGGCGCGGGGACGGTGGTCACCGCAAACCCCAGCCTCATCCAGGGGATGGGGGGGTGGATATCGGGGCTCGTCACCACCGATCCGATCCCCGAGGTCCTCGCCGGGATCGAGGCCCGGGGCGGGGTCGTCCTGGACCCCGCGACCGCCAGGATAGACCAGGTGGCGGGGGCAAAGATCGCGGCCGAGCGATACAAAAGCTTTGCGGTTACCGTCGCCGATGCCGAGACCGCCGAGAGGCTCCGGGCCCTGGAGAAGGAGAGGGACGTCCGGATCCTGGTCGTGGGGGTCCACCTGACGGGGATCGGGGAGGAGGGGGCGGAGAGGCTCCTCGCCGCCGCCGACATCGTCACGAGCTGCGCCTCCAAGCCCCTCCGGGAGAAGGTCCGGCCCCTCGTCCAGGTGGGGACGGCGGTGCCCCTCTTCGGCCTGACGGCTTGGGGTAAGGAGGTCCTGGTGGAGCGGGCGAAGGAGGTGGATCGGCCTATCCTGATAAATACGATGCCTTTGCCGGTCCTCCCGGAGAATAAGCAGCCCCGCCCCCTGGTCTAG
- a CDS encoding NOP5/NOP56 family protein, which yields MKMRTWFGHIDDEFGASRLPGGAAEIVEGLMGVLEEEASSGWEGSAGRPAVQPDIRKAALEAGLFPDDAEYNAALREVAMELVRRRLRASTGAEAELLQTIEALDDLNEVINRLEERLYEWSRLHDDRRLRGRALAEALAEEEEAIGVVARSVLDLADARRSVQRSLETATVQASPNLSSLAGPLLAARIISRAGGLARLSEMPASAIQVMGAEKSLFKHLRGKAPSPKHGMIYRHPAVMGTPRRLRGRAARALAAKLAIAARIDRFSGEVNDRLKPALDRRIDEIRASPAGKGRPGMPSRGRRGRGESPSDL from the coding sequence ATGAAGATGAGGACCTGGTTTGGGCATATCGACGACGAATTCGGGGCTTCCCGCCTCCCCGGAGGGGCGGCGGAGATCGTCGAAGGGCTGATGGGGGTTTTGGAGGAGGAGGCCTCCTCGGGGTGGGAGGGCTCCGCCGGGAGGCCGGCGGTTCAGCCCGACATCCGGAAGGCCGCCCTGGAGGCGGGGCTCTTCCCCGACGACGCCGAGTACAACGCCGCCCTCCGAGAGGTGGCGATGGAGCTGGTGAGGAGGAGGCTCCGGGCCTCGACTGGGGCCGAGGCGGAGCTCCTCCAGACGATCGAGGCCCTCGACGACCTGAACGAGGTGATAAACCGCCTTGAGGAGCGGCTCTACGAGTGGTCCCGCCTCCACGACGACCGCCGCCTCCGGGGAAGAGCCCTGGCGGAGGCCCTCGCCGAGGAGGAGGAGGCGATAGGGGTCGTCGCCCGGTCCGTCCTCGACCTCGCCGACGCCCGCCGGTCGGTCCAGAGGAGCCTGGAGACGGCGACGGTCCAGGCCTCCCCGAACCTATCCAGCCTCGCGGGGCCGCTTTTGGCCGCGAGGATCATCTCCCGGGCCGGGGGGCTCGCCCGCCTCTCGGAGATGCCCGCCTCGGCGATCCAGGTTATGGGCGCCGAGAAGTCCCTCTTCAAGCACCTCCGGGGGAAGGCGCCTTCGCCGAAGCATGGCATGATCTACCGGCATCCGGCGGTCATGGGGACCCCCCGGAGGCTACGGGGGAGGGCGGCTCGGGCTCTCGCGGCGAAGCTCGCCATCGCTGCCAGGATCGACCGGTTCTCCGGCGAGGTGAACGATCGGCTGAAGCCTGCCCTCGACCGCCGGATCGATGAGATCAGGGCGAGCCCTGCGGGAAAGGGGAGGCCAGGGATGCCCTCCAGGGGGAGGAGGGGTAGGGGCGAGAGCCCATCAGATTTATAA